A single genomic interval of Drosophila subpulchrella strain 33 F10 #4 breed RU33 unplaced genomic scaffold, RU_Dsub_v1.1 Primary Assembly Seq375, whole genome shotgun sequence harbors:
- the LOC119561823 gene encoding GATA zinc finger domain-containing protein 14-like isoform X1, whose product MVKMYNYIYLNYNKCHYTYNEKGNSGGGGEGRNNNYNSSNYIKKRTPGRRYNKNSYINNYNPNQSF is encoded by the exons ATGGTGAAAATG TACAACTACATCTACCTCAACTACAACAAGTGCCACTACACCTACAATGAGAAGGGGAattctggaggaggaggagaaggaagaaacaacaactacaacagcagcaactacattaaaaaaagaactcCTGGAAGAAgatacaacaaaaacagctacatcaacaactacaaccccaaccaatctttttga
- the LOC119561823 gene encoding GATA zinc finger domain-containing protein 14-like isoform X2 encodes MKYNYIYLNYNKCHYTYNEKGNSGGGGEGRNNNYNSSNYIKKRTPGRRYNKNSYINNYNPNQSF; translated from the exons ATGAAA TACAACTACATCTACCTCAACTACAACAAGTGCCACTACACCTACAATGAGAAGGGGAattctggaggaggaggagaaggaagaaacaacaactacaacagcagcaactacattaaaaaaagaactcCTGGAAGAAgatacaacaaaaacagctacatcaacaactacaaccccaaccaatctttttga